A single genomic interval of Amycolatopsis albispora harbors:
- a CDS encoding CD225/dispanin family protein — MTNPYGQQQPYGQQPQGQPQPGYGPPSGGTPAPYGQPSPPYGQPAPYGQQQPYGQPSPFGGGPGMGGPGGPGGSIQEIPDYKGWAIASLFLGGVLLGIFAIMKSNEVGQYKMQGNYQMAEQASRTTKTICLISTILGGLGCVVGLIIFIVSLAAL; from the coding sequence ATGACCAATCCCTACGGTCAGCAGCAGCCCTACGGCCAGCAACCGCAGGGTCAGCCGCAGCCGGGCTACGGGCCCCCGTCGGGTGGCACGCCGGCCCCGTACGGTCAGCCGTCGCCGCCGTACGGTCAGCCCGCTCCCTACGGTCAGCAGCAGCCCTACGGCCAGCCGTCGCCCTTCGGCGGCGGTCCCGGCATGGGTGGTCCCGGTGGTCCCGGCGGCTCCATCCAGGAGATCCCGGACTACAAGGGCTGGGCCATCGCCTCGCTGTTCCTCGGCGGCGTCCTGCTGGGCATCTTCGCGATCATGAAGTCGAACGAAGTCGGCCAGTACAAGATGCAGGGCAACTACCAGATGGCGGAGCAGGCGTCCCGTACCACCAAGACGATCTGCCTGATCTCCACCATTCTCGGCGGTCTCGGCTGCGTGGTCGGCCTGATCATCTTCATCGTCAGCCTCGCCGCGCTCTGA
- a CDS encoding CD225/dispanin family protein: MTNPYGQQQPGYGQQPGGYGPPSGGMPAPYGQPAYGAPGGGFGGPPGMPPGGQDIPDYKGWAIVSLFLGGVILGIFAIMKSNEVGQYKMQGNYAMAEQASRTTKTLCLISTILGGIGCVVAIIMIIVAIAAGTAAYDSYSEITSSYDYCDYTTSC; this comes from the coding sequence ATGACCAATCCATACGGCCAGCAGCAGCCGGGTTACGGCCAGCAGCCCGGTGGCTACGGCCCGCCGTCCGGTGGCATGCCCGCGCCCTACGGGCAGCCCGCCTACGGTGCCCCCGGCGGCGGCTTCGGCGGCCCGCCCGGAATGCCCCCCGGCGGCCAGGACATCCCGGACTACAAGGGCTGGGCGATCGTCTCGCTGTTCCTCGGCGGCGTGATCCTCGGGATCTTCGCGATCATGAAGTCCAACGAGGTCGGCCAGTACAAGATGCAGGGCAACTACGCGATGGCCGAGCAGGCCTCGCGGACCACGAAGACGCTGTGCCTGATCTCGACCATCCTGGGCGGCATCGGCTGCGTGGTCGCCATCATCATGATCATCGTCGCGATCGCGGCCGGTACCGCGGCGTACGACTCGTACTCCGAGATCACCAGCTCGTACGACTACTGCGACTACACCACCTCCTGCTGA